A genomic region of Melanotaenia boesemani isolate fMelBoe1 chromosome 13, fMelBoe1.pri, whole genome shotgun sequence contains the following coding sequences:
- the LOC121652243 gene encoding uncharacterized protein LOC121652243, which yields MSTPQAIVGIRHPHRMKEIQHMSEKWCKRTKNLINPWPVTGSFDPQICELMQHRIEDYKAENNSKKRQKKRQLELEILNLFKISKPIKRNVKTIVSFTDSPGETGNCTNAELFPNLTGTIKFDGDFNLDDQQSLLGGLTDAGVPGNVSDIQNRLSAASGLAEKGPPTDALPQPDPPNFKQRGASLQGTGEAHAQVGRHSTSIHSPREKQETPPHMTIPKYCSTQRRQSGIINCYQDRTELARKGKTDDSFWMNLGPRQQDLQRELGRSQIVEMEQEIDDLNEEVEGATSGGGVSMPACLQKPGTSTGVPRDEYDLRYRPNIRPPDRLKGGEFPILIRGTRADYHPFSARDLTGLVSELPQISAGGGKWIKALESNTAGTFLSLGDIKAVLAQVLGLSKMQQFFRDNELDWILSERADGTELAAYKGVIWQGIRKQYPNKIDVDALKGEPLKDDQNPAAYIDTQLKRWRQESQKDVENDPILLTLFRNAVIDSMPKDVSRRLEDVVGLTSMPAQQFRDHVVHAVTRYRKDLTKTSEQDLQIQRKLAQMQLNDLQGKLKEKVQAVVFTDPGAGRTAGVPESTQAARGPQPFRPSYSRLGTPSSGAWQGSLRCWYCGMFGHFAKACPRLMPLPAGGPGRNGGFPRRGGPLGGPRPRPSQF from the coding sequence ATGAGCACGCCACAGGCTATTGTTGGCATTCGTCATCCCCATAGGATGAAAGAGATTCAacacatgtctgaaaaatggTGCAAAAGAACTAAAAATTTGATAAATCCATGGCCTGTTACAGGAAGCTTTGACCCACAGATTTGTGAATTAATGCAACATCGCATTGAAGAttacaaagctgaaaataattcTAAGAAACGACAAAAGAAACGACAGCTTGaattggaaattttaaacttatttaaaattagcaAGCCAATTAAACGAAATGTCAAAACGATTGTGTCTTTCACGGATAGTCCAGGGGAAACTGGAAACTGTACTAACGCCGAactttttccaaatttaacagGAACGATAAAATTTGATGGGGACTTTAATCTTGATGACCAGCAGAGCCTTCTAGGGGGACTGACTGATGCTGGCGTACCCGGAAATGTAAGTGATATCCAAAATAGgttatctgctgcttcagggcTCGCGGAGAAGGGACCTCCTACTGATGCATTGCCCCAACCAGACCCACCCAACTTCAAACAGCGGGGTGCGTCCTTACAGGGCACTGGGGAAGCACACGCCCAGGTAGGAAGGCATTCAACCTCTATACATTCTCCtcgagaaaaacaggaaactcctCCCCACATGACAATCCCAAAATACTGTAGTACACAGCGACGCCAGTCTGGAATCATTAACTGTTACCAGGATCGAACCGAACTGGCTCGGAAAGGTAAGACAGATGATAGCTTTTGGATGAACTTAGGACCACGTCAGCAAGATTTGCAACGTGAGTTGGGACGGAGCCAGATAGTTGagatggaacaggaaatagatgacttaaatgaggaggtggagggggcgaCTTCAGGAGGCGGAGTTTCCATGCCTGCGTGCTTGCAGAAACCCGGCACGTCCACAGGGGTCCCTAGAGACGAATATGATTTAAGATACAGACCTAACATCAGACCTCCTGACAGATTGAAGGGGGGGGAGTTCCCAATTCTGATACGGGGAACAAGGGCTGATTATCATCCTTTTTCAGCTCGGGACCTGACAGGTTTGGTCTCAGAGCTCCCTCAAATATCCGCAGGAGGAGGCAAGTGGATAAAGGCTTTGGAATCAAACACGGCTGGAACATTTCTTTCACTGggtgacatcaaagctgtcctcgctcaggttttggggttgtctaaaatgcagcagtttttcagagacaatgaactggactggattttgagtgaaagggcAGATGGAACAGAATTAGCAGCCTATAAGGGGGTGATTTGGCAAGGAATACGCAAACAGTaccctaataaaattgatgttgatgctttgaaaggggaacctctgaaggacgaccagaacccagcagcatacatcgatacacagttaaaaaggtggcgtcaagagtctcagaaagatgtggaaaatgatcctattttgctcactcttttcagaaatgcagtcaTCGATTCAATGCCAAAGGATGTCAGCAGACGTTTGGAGGATGTCGTTGGTCTAACATCTATGCCAGCGCAACAGTTCCGTGATCATGTGGTTCATGCAGTAACCCGATACAGGAAAGACCTAACTAAGACTTCTGAACAGGACCTCCAGATTCAAAGGAAGCTGgcacagatgcaactaaatgatttgcaaggcaagctgaaagaaaaggttcaagCTGTTGTGTTCACAGATCCAGGTGCGGGACGgactgctggagttcctgagtcAACACAGGCCGCTAGGGGTCCCCAGCCGTTCCGTCCTTCATACTCAAGGCTTGGTACTCCCTCGTCTGGGGCGTGGCAGGGATCCCTCCGCTGCTGGTATTGTggaatgtttggacattttgctaAGGCTTGCCCACGGCTTATGCCCCTCCCagcaggtggtcctggaagaaACGGAGGCTTCCCTAGAAGAGGTGGACCCCTGGGTGGCCCACGACCAAGACCCTCTCAGTTTTAG